A stretch of the Ischnura elegans chromosome 13 unlocalized genomic scaffold, ioIscEleg1.1 SUPER_13_unloc_3, whole genome shotgun sequence genome encodes the following:
- the LOC124172953 gene encoding uncharacterized protein LOC124172953 produces the protein MDASDVHYGIYPLNVSDVEGYVMSLSHVLENLLSQTQNDIAFLFTGRLRSVTFWRRCGNIYLFDSHAVDYDYRTCVDGRASLFKCQTYASLASMLLSFNNYSPDDNQYTITRLIFTRPADVSSSAACSQRTIGATEITGIRSRSSVTHDPKLLHMKPVVLLFRLDNPLTAPPMTGKRMGRPKKVKRGRPKVLDTTRDEQLAAAKKKYATKRPDVNLRSVRRYSQDNPEVNRGAVRRYAADHPEVNREAVRRYVAEHPEVNREAVRRYVAEHPEVHREAVRRYVAEHPEVNREAVRRYVAEHPEVNKEAVRKYATTHPRVHTSAISRLQEINPESSRQTSVRYRLRNPDLQTMRHIPAALGKKIVSNGPMAYWNTAALDDVAPFKLKRVSLWEEGVHRCSHCGARLFDEEKERRKWCCGEGSFNVQRLPSLDAPFYSNRTFLGRSRAYNDLFAFCALEVSGGYRHPSGLSFFKIEGRMYHHVHALEARGQRFTTRGGNTQFVNRCRLYIDDGEERRNIALGRTLSTDVIEDIECYITSVNPFIEEFRRLSAEPSIDAHLTFEVTSRSTHGPRLGDRQTGIEVHAAMSTEDAAYDPRKLTIWKRSDRRPSSIDLLSPLMEPFQYPLLYPHGNLGWHVGMKDNQGRKLTQFNYARCLLLSECRFSHLGRLSQAWQVEMFARYEEERLRFIRYSQMRSSSATATRIAPLDELIDVGRQEQGQVRRDIEGDETVQGEGGVRPGKVYLPSTFTGGPRYMKVHYENAMALVSRLGAPTYFLTFTYSAHWEENRKACPHGSKRSDPSTACRIFSIKLGELIRDLRSGAFFGRPAYFVYVIEMQMRGLPHAHIVFKVHGGEPVQAAEIDEVIRADIPSEDEAGGRLRKLVLQHMIHGPCGTDYRTDFPCWDDAKGCCGKFYPKPSCETTHVDERGFVQYRRNYSNQGIITTRRREITVHDGWVVPYNAALMLKYEAHINLELASTRRVVKYLFKYLMKGGSLQNVTVTPIGLQENEVEQYATKRMIGASDACWRLLEFPISKLEPTVECLPVHLEGKQQVIYRPRESNLTDIASSASSKLMIYFDRPRDPIFDDLTYQSFYETCIVHSRPPRTEVYFEHPDGVHYVTARQRGEKVCRLLWISPNRGEQYYLRILLMTTPCRGYADLLSRGVGHCRTFQEVARTLGLIEDEEEFSDAMKEASAFMLANALRSFFVLLCNVGAPAAILWEKFKDVLSENHLDRHPENPEVAYRLTLLAIDRSLRRQGSCLTDHGLPHVDDDTTELSREQVRYGREQLRSFVEEWEPRLSEDQKRVFSHVKTLIQDEKRGDRILFLDGPGGYGKTALISVILAYARGHGFVALAVASSGIAASNMEGGTTAHSMFRLPLDLGDGTGYWNVSNGSQRAQLVREAKIIIFDEAPMAHHFLFQIIDRSLRDLMDNDLPFGGKIFVCSGDFRQIPPVVEKARTPADVARVSLRSSPMWRIFKVFSLTTPQRTSNCKDYSDFLLQVGNGTIDSIPFGEGRLQETLIPLRGLRAVTSLRQLIDEVFPPCVLSQPELCAKRAILSTLNVNVKEINELVLDSYEGCLHELRSADSVYKEDDEGLDVDIQLLNKASGKGIPDHVLRLKVGSVCLIIRNLNIADGLVNGTKVIVTAITRRLVTVRIPGKTHLIGIPRISFIFPFTEGSPLKILRRQFPLALAYSMTGHKSQGQTIEYVGVDLRTDCFTHGLLYVLLSRVRRPEDIIVLVPPKKLIDGIPYAKNVVFPELLL, from the coding sequence ATGGACGCATCAGACGTGCACTACGGCATATATCCACTCAATGTCTCAGATGTCGAGGGATATGTCATGTCACTATCACATGTCCTTGAGAACCTCCTATCACAAACCCAAAATGACATTGCATTCCTTTTCACCGGTCGTCTCCGTTCAGTTACCTTTTGGCGCCGATGTGGCAACATTTACTTATTCGACTCTCACGCTGTGGACTACGACTACCGAACCTGTGTCGACGGTAGGGCCAGCTTGTTTAAATGCCAAACGTACGCATCTCTGGCCTCTATGCTTCTTTCATTCAACAACTACAGCCCTGATGATAACCAATACACCATTACACGGCTCATTTTCACACGCCCAGCGGACGTTTCTTCTTCTGCAGCATGTAGCCAAAGGACGATCGGCGCTACGGAAATTACAGGTATTCGTTCACGGAGCAGCGTCACTCACGATCCCAAACTGCTTCACATGAAACCTGTTGTCTTATTATTTAGGTTAGATAACCCACTCACTGCTCCTCCCATGACCGGAAAAAGAATGGGTCGTCCCAAGAAGGTCAAACGCGGAAGACCGAAGGTACTGGATACCACGAGAGACGAGCAGTTAGCGGccgcaaaaaaaaaatatgcaacaaagaGACCAGACGTTAATCTGCGCTCAGTTCGTCGCTACAGCCAAGACAATCCAGAAGTGAATAGGGGAGCCGTGAGGAGGTACGCCGCCGATCACCCGGAGGTTAACAGGGAAGCCGTGAGAAGGTACGTCGCCGAGCACCCGGAGGTTAACAGGGAAGCCGTGAGAAGGTACGTCGCCGAGCACCCGGAGGTTCACAGGGAAGCCGTGAGAAGGTACGTCGCCGAGCACCCGGAGGTTAACAGGGAAGCCGTGAGAAGGTACGTCGCCGAGCACCCGGAGGTTAACAAGGAAGCCGTAAGGAAGTACGCCACTACGCATCCGAGGGTTCACACGAGTGCTATCAGTCGATTGCAGGAGATCAATCCAGAGTCATCGCGGCAGACGTCGGTGAGGTACAGGTTGCGTAATCCGGATTTACAGACCATGAGGCACATTCCCGCTGCTCTCGGAAAAAAGATAGTTAGCAATGGCCCCATGGCCTATTGGAATACAGCGGCACTGGACGACGTCGCGCCTTTCAAGTTGAAGAGGGTGTCTCTTTGGGAAGAGGGCGTGCATCGATGCTCTCACTGTGGCGCTAGGCTTTTCGACGAGGAGAAAGAACGTAGAAAGTGGTGCTGCGGGGAGGGATCGTTTAATGTGCAGCGGCTGCCTTCCCTAGACGCACCGTTTTATTCGAATAGAACATTCTTGGGTAGATCGCGAGCGTACAACGACCTGTTCGCCTTCTGCGCGCTAGAGGTCAGTGGTGGGTACAGGCACCCAAGTGGGCTGTCTTTCTTCAAGATAGAAGGTAGGATGTACCATCATGTGCACGCTCTGGAAGCTCGAGGACAAAGGTTCACCACGAGAGGAGGTAACACTCAGTTCGTGAACCGCTGCCGCCTTTACATAGACGACGGCGAAGAACGAAGAAACATAGCGCTGGGAAGAACGCTCAGCACGGACGTCATTGAAGACATTGAGTGTTACATCACAAGTGTGAATCCGTTCATCGAGGAATTCCGTCGCCTGAGTGCGGAGCCATCAATCGACGCGCACCTCACTTTCGAAGTGACGAGTAGATCCACTCACGGTCCGAGACTTGGAGATAGACAAACTGGTATCGAGGTGCACGCCGCCATGAGCACGGAGGACGCAGCATACGATCCTAGAAAATTGACAATATGGAAGAGGAGTGACCGAAGACCGTCCTCAATAGACCTATTGAGTCCTCTTATGGAGCCGTTCCAATATCCGTTGCTCTACCCCCACGGTAATTTGGGTTGGCACGTGGGAATGAAGGATAACCAAGGAAGAAAACTCACGCAGTTCAACTACGCAAGATGCCTACTGCTGTCAGAATGCCGATTTTCCCACTTGGGGCGTTTGTCGCAGGCGTGGCAAGTAGAAATGTTCGCCCGGTACGAAGAAGAGCGCCTACGTTTCATCCGCTATTCTCAGATGCGATCCTCCTCCGCAACCGCCACGCGGATCGCACCTCTCGACGAACTCATAGACGTAGGAAGGCAGGAACAAGGACAGGTTCGACGAGATATCGAGGGTGACGAAACAGTTCAAGGAGAAGGTGGCGTGCGTCCGGGGAAAGTATACCTTCCGAGCACGTTCACCGGAGGACCCCGGTACATGAAGGTCCACTACGAGAACGCCATGGCTCTAGTATCGCGGTTGGGAGCGCCGACTTACTTTCTCACGTTTACCTATAGCGCTCACTGGGAGGAAAATAGAAAGGCGTGCCCCCACGGAAGCAAGCGCAGTGATCCTTCCACAGCCTGCAGGATATTTAGCATAAAGCTCGGGGAATTGATAAGAGACTTGCGTAGTGGAGCATTTTTTGGGCGCCCCGCCTACTTCGTCTACGTCATCGAAATGCAAATGCGGGGTTTGCCTCACGCGCACATAGTTTTCAAGGTACACGGAGGGGAACCGGTACAAGCGGCAGAAATCGACGAGGTAATTCGCGCAGACATTCCATCCGAAGACGAGGCCGGTGGACGACTTAGAAAGTTAGTTTTGCAACACATGATCCACGGCCCATGCGGTACCGACTACCGCACCGACTTTCCATGTTGGGATGACGCGAAAGGTTGTTGCGGTAAATTCTATCCCAAACCCTCTTGCGAAACAACCCACGTGGACGAAAGAGGTTTCGTTCAGTATAGGCGCAATTATTCTAATCAGGGGATTATCACCACGCGACGCAGGGAAATTACAGTGCACGACGGATGGGTGGTCCCGTACAACGCCGCGCTGATGTTGAAGTACGAGGCACACATAAATTTAGAACTTGCATCCACTCGCCGCGtagttaaatatttgtttaaatacctCATGAAGGGTGGCTCACTGCAAAACGTCACCGTGACCCCGATAGGATTGCAAGAGAACGAGGTCGAGCAGTATGCCACAAAGCGCATGATCGGCGCCAGCGACGCCTGCTGGCGTCTGCTTGAGTTCCCCATTTCTAAATTGGAGCCCACCGTGGAATGCCTTCCCGTCCACTTGGAAGGGAAACAACAAGTCATATACAGGCCTCGCGAAAGTAATTTGACAGACATCGCGTCTTCCGCCTCTTCCAAATTAATGATTTACTTCGACCGTCCGCGAGACCCCATTTTCGACGACTTGACGTACCAGAGTTTCTACGAGACGTGCATAGTCCACTCCCGTCCTCCGCGCACTGAGGTCTATTTCGAGCACCCCGACGGCGTGCATTACGTTACCGCTCGCCAGCGCGGGGAAAAAGTCTGTAGGTTGCTTTGGATTTCACCTAACCGAGGCGAACAGTATTACTTAAGGATCCTTCTCATGACCACTCCTTGCCGTGGTTACGCCGACCTTTTGTCCCGCGGGGTAGGTCATTGCCGCACGTTTCAGGAAGTCGCGCGTACTTTAGGCTTGATCGAGGACGAGGAGGAATTCAGCGATGCCATGAAAGAGGCCTCGGCGTTCATGCTTGCAAATGCATTGCGGTCATTCTTCGTTCTTCTCTGCAATGTAGGCGCACCAGCGGCCATCCTTTGGGAGAAATTTAAGGATGTCCTGAGTGAGAATCATTTAGACCGGCATCCCGAAAACCCCGAGGTAGCGTACCGATTAACTCTTTTAGCTATCGATAGGAGCCTCAGGCGTCAGGGTTCTTGTCTCACCGATCACGGGCTTCCGCACGTCGACGACGACACTACCGAATTGAGTAGAGAGCAGGTTCGTTACGGCAGGGAACAGTTGAGGTCTTTCGTGGAGGAGTGGGAGCCAAGGCTTTCCGAGGACCAGAAACGTGTTTTCTCCCACGTCAAAACCCTCATCCAGGATGAAAAAAGAGGGGATAGAATATTGTTCCTCGACGGGCCGGGCGGCTATGGAAAAACCGCACTCATCAGCGTCATTCTAGCGTACGCGCGCGGACACGGATTTGTTGCTTTGGCAGTTGCAAGCTCGGGGATCGCGGCGTCCAACATGGAAGGAGGGACTACGGCCCACAGCATGTTCCGCCTCCCCCTCGATTTAGGGGACGGAACTGGATATTGGAACGTGAGCAACGGTTCGCAGCGGGCTCAACTCGTGAGAGAAGCAAAAATCATTATCTTCGACGAGGCACCGATGGCTCaccactttttgtttcaaattatagATAGGTCACTTAGGGATCTTATGGATAATGATTTGCCGTTCGGAGGAAAGATATTCGTCTGTTCCGGTGACTTTAGGCAAATCCCACCCGTCGTGGAAAAAGCGCGCACCCCCGCAGATGTAGCGCGTGTTTCCCTGCGGTCGTCACCGATGTGGAGGATCTTCAAGGTATTTTCCTTGACAACGCCACAACGAACGAGTAACTGCAAGGATTACTCCGACTTCCTCCTCCAGGTTGGCAACGGCACCATCGACTCCATCCCCTTCGGCGAGGGACGGCTACAAGAGACGCTGATACCACTTCGAGGACTAAGGGCTGTGACATCTCTGCGGCAACTTATCGACGAGGTCTTTCCACCCTGCGTTCTGAGCCAACCCGAGCTCTGCGCAAAGAGAGCGATTCTTTCCACGTTGAATGTAAACGTCAAGGAAATAAATGAGTTAGTTCTCGACTCTTACGAAGGATGCCTGCATGAGCTGCGGAGCGCCGACAGCGTCTACAAAGAAGACGACGAGGGACTCGATGTGGACATCCAACTGTTGAACAAGGCATCCGGAAAAGGCATTCCGGACCACGTTTTGCGCCTCAAGGTCGGATCGGTATGCCTAATCATCAGGAATTTGAATATTGCAGACGGACTGGTGAATGGGACCAAAGTCATCGTGACCGCTATTACACGCCGCCTCGTCACGGTCCGAATTCCTGGGAAGACACACCTCATCGGCATACCCCGGATCAGTTTCATATTCCCATTCACCGAAGGTTCTCCGCTTAAAATACTCCGCCGCCAGTTCCCCTTGGCCTTAGCATACTCCATGACAGGACATAAGAGCCAGGGCCAGACGATAGAGTACGTCGGAGTGGACCTCAGAACCGACTGTTTCACTCACGGTCTACTCTACGTGTTATTGAGCCGCGTGAGAAGGCCGGAAGACATAATCGTACTCGTTCCGCCGAAGAAACTCATCGATGGGATACCTTACGCCAAAAACGTCGTTTTCCCAGAGCTTTTACTATGA